The Impatiens glandulifera chromosome 3, dImpGla2.1, whole genome shotgun sequence genome contains a region encoding:
- the LOC124931450 gene encoding endoglucanase 24-like: protein MKGRMIIVLFLFQFPVLSLSNNNHDYADALSKSILFFEGQRSGYLPSDQRMIWRSNSGLGDGYQGNLIGGYYDAGDNIKFGFPMAFTTTMLAWSVIEFGEFMPPTELRNALVATRWATDYLLKTVSQLPDRIFVQVGDPIEDHNCWERPEDMDTVRTVYTVESPNPASEVAGETAAALAAASMAFKSSDPGYSETLIRAATSAFDYADKNRGAYSDNNNIRNGVCPFYCDFNGYQDELLWGAAWLRRATQQDSYLNYIKDNGKTFGADENINEFGWDNKHAGLNILVSKEVLEGNLIPLQSYRSSADSFMCSLIPESDYSHVEYTPGGLIYKPGGSNMQHVTSISFLLLTYASYLDRSSQTVNCGSVSVGPARLRELAKRQVDYILGDNPKGMSYMVGYGNNYPQRIHHRGSSLPSIKDHPQAFACKDGSVYYKSVNPNSNVLVGAIVGGPGEDDLYEDDRNDFRKSEPTTYINAPFVGVIGYFVGNPNSS, encoded by the exons ATGAAAGGACGAATGATTATAGTTCTATTTCTATTTCAATTTCCAGTTCTCTCCTTAAGTAATAACAATCATGATTATGCAGATGCATTATCAAAATCTATTTTATTCTTTGAAGGACAGAGATCGGGATATTTACCGTCTGATCAGAGAATGATATGGAGGAGTAATTCTGGTCTTGGCGATGGTTATCAAGGTAATTTGATTGGAGGTTATTATGATGCCGGCGATAATATAAAATTCGGTTTTCCGATGGCTTTTACGACGACAATGCTGGCGTGGAGTGTAATTGAGTTCGGTGAATTTATGCCGCCGACGGAGTTACGGAATGCGTTGGTGGCGACTAGATGGGCGACTGATTATCTTCTTAAGACGGTTTCGCAATTGCCTGATCGAATTTTCGTGCAG GTTGGTGATCCAATTGAGGATCATAATTGTTGGGAAAGGCCAGAGGATATGGATACAGTTAGGACAGTTTACACTGTTGAATCTCCAAATCCAGCTTCAGAGGTTGCCGGCGAGACTGCGGCTGCGCTCGCAGCTGCTTCAATGGCGTTTAAATCATCGGATCCTGGATACTCAGAGACCTTAATCAGGGCAGCTACATCTGCATTTGATTATGCTGATAAGAACAGAGGTGCTTATAGTGATAATAACAATATTAGAAATGGTGTCTGCCCTTTTTATTGCGACTTCAATGGTTATCAG GATGAACTATTATGGGGGGCAGCATGGTTGAGAAGAGCCACTCAACAAGATTCCTACCTTAATTACATAAAAGACAATGGCAAAACGTTTGGTGCAGATGAAAACATTAATGAATTCGGTTGGGACAATAAGCATGCTGGCCTTAATATCCTTGTCTCAAAG gAAGTTCTCGAAGGAAATTTGATCCCATTACAATCATACAGATCATCTGCCGATAGTTTCATGTGTTCTTTAATACCCGAATCCGATTATTCCCATGTTGAATACACTCCTGGTGGTCTCATATACAAACCTGGTGGAAGCAATATGCAACATGTTACATCCATATCGTTTCTCTTATTAACCTACGCGAGTTACCTCGATCGATCTTCTCAGACTGTTAATTGTGGTAGTGTAAGTGTAGGCCCAGCCAGGCTTCGCGAGCTCGCTAAGCGACAAGTTGATTACATATTGGGTGATAATCCGAAAGGTATGTCTTATATGGTAGGGTATGGTAATAACTACCCGCAAAGAATTCATCATCGAGGATCTTCTCTACCATCTATTAAGGACCATCCACAAGCTTTTGCGTGTAAGGATGGGTCGGTTTATTATAAATCGGTTAATCCGAATTCGAATGTGTTGGTTGGGGCTATTGTTGGGGGACCCGGGGAAGATGACTTGTATGAGGATGATAGAAATGATTTTCGAAAGTCGGAGCCTACTACTTATATTAATGCACCTTTTGTTGGTGTGATTGGGTATTTTGTTGGTAACCCTAATTCGAGTTAA